The region atatatatatatatatatatatatatatatatatatatatatatatatatatatatatatatatatatatatatatatatatatatatgacagacagacaaatgtaACACTATTGCGCTTTTCATTTAAACACAGTCACCACCTGAAATAGATTTATGCGGTGGAGGGGTTGCTTGGAACGGTCAATCCTTTTCTCTGAAGTATTAGGTGAGCAAAAATGTATTAAGATTTCAGCAGGAAAGAAGCAGTTTTCTGATAAAGAGAAGTAGGAAATCCAATTGAAAGTTAAAGAGTATGCCTTCTCTATAGATCCAGTATGAACTGCCTTGGGGCAAAACAAATTCAAACCCATCAGGGAGGTAATACCTTTTTGAAAAATATGTGCAATTTTAAATAGCTGTTGCTATTGATTTGTAGAATAAATTTGAGGCGTAAGATGTGTGCTGTGAAAAGCAGGCCCTGTCTGGCTGCGATGGAGAGGCCTGCATTCTGCTTGCAAAGCTTCAATTAAGCTATTGTAACCGACCTAGGTAACTaccaaatacaaagaaaaacttGTCCTGGCATGTCAAAACAGAAACCGATATGCATTCCACAAGCCACTTGTACTCTAAAACACTGTTTCACTTCTAGATCAGCAAACACTTCGATCACGGGGCTGCTGTGCTAGTAGCAAATCAGCAGGTATTTATAGACCAAGTCCAATTACTTTTAAACCAGACCATTAGGGAAGCAATAAAGTTACTTAGGTTTATAGCCTGCACTATGTACAGTTGTTTCCTTCCGTTCATCACAAAGGGGGTTGTGTTACTTAAAACACTCATTAAAAAGGAGACTCTGGGGTCTAATAGGAATATGTGTTAAAacaccagcaaaacaaaaatgatacccAGGATTCTtgaagtttgttttttcatgttttcatcaGCTAAAAAACCTAGAAATCACTTTTACTCCTGTAACCGTCACTATTGCTAGTTTTAGTTTGTCCAAGTTGGCTATGCATTAGGACTAACAACATATAGATGTATATATCATATACACACTTTTTTGTATCCAACAACTTGGATTCTGTAATAATTCACTCAATAGAACCGTCTGGAGCTCTAGGTAATATCTGAACGCAAGAACGTGTCATTTTTACTGGCAGAACAACTTACCGGCTGATCTCTTCTTGGGGGACTTGGAAGTCCTGGTGCGACCAGAAGAGGACATGCCGCTCTCACTCATTGAGTCGTGGGCGGAAGAAGCACTGCCCGTTGCTTCGCTGTCCCGGATCATGCTCTCATAGCCGCTGCTGCCCCCACTGTGGTAAAATAATGCTGTCCGGCCCATTGCCGGGGGCAGCTCTCCGCTCAAGACACTGCTGTTGTCACTACCGTGTCCGCTGCTGTAGCGCTGCGCCCGCCTGGGGGCAGTGATTTTGCTGTAGGGAGAAGGCAACATCGGAAGGGGCGACTTGTCATCACTGAGGTTTACCCCACTGTCGTTACCACTGTCCGAATCCCCAGAGGCCCTGAAGTGGCCCTTCCCGGAGCTTCCAGAAGCTAGCTCACTCACCCGGCTATTGGCAGCACGGATGGCTTGCTTGGTGCCCATGATAGTCCCCCGGCCTGGCTTGCCGTTGACCCCTGGTATGGACCGAGTTGGAGGCTTCCCATTGGGAGGTAAATTGGCACTCCGTACTGTTGGTGGAGTGAGAGACTTCATGGAGGAAGTCAAGGGCTTGGAACTACTGCTGGCAGACAAAGCATGTGTTTTGTTTCCACTGACTGCAACAGCCTTGGGGTTGATACTGCCTTTGATCTGCCCTGTTTTTGCCGGTGGTCCCGGGATTGCACAGAAAGGTGGGGAGGTAGCAGTAAGGGTGGAGGTGGAGGGTGGAACTCCAAGCCTCGGCACTGACCGACTTGTCCTGCTATTGTTGCCCAAGCTGGAACCATAGTTTTCCCTAGAAAGACCAGCTTTGGATCCCACTGAACTCAAGCTATCACATCTCTCTAGAGACATCTGGCTTCCATAGCACTGCCCAGCATCTAATTTTGCCCCACGAGGCTTCAGACTGGAAGTAATTTTGGCTGAAGTGTGCTCGGCCTTTAAGCTTGAGGAATTGTTACTGTTCGGCTCAACCTTTGATCTCACATCAACCTCCTCCTCTGCTGCCTTGGGTGCAGAGAATGTCCCTGCATCTTGGCCTGCAGATTTTAAGGCACTGGGGGGCAGCAAAACTCTGTTCTTCTGATCCAAGCTGGATTTACGGACAGGTGGTGCAGGAGGTGAAGTACCACCAGCCTTTGGAAGTAAgctgcctttctgcacagctGCCTTCTTGCCTAATGAGGACTTTAGGCTGCCAGTTGTTGAGGCACCCTCATGGTTTCCTTTGGACTCCAAGGAAGGTTGATTTTGGATAACTGGGACTGTGCCAAGTGTGGTAGCACCTCTCCTAAATGGAGGCATTTTGCTGGGCAACTCAGATTTTTTGCTGCTTGATTTCTCACAGCCATCCACCACCCTTTGGGATGAGGAAGACACCTGAGATTTGGCCGGGCGGGGCACACTGCTGATCATGCCTGGTTTCTTGGTCGGGATGTTTGTGCCGCTTCTGGAGAGTTTGCCAACAGAAGCAGAGTCTGAACGGTTGTCCATGCGCATCAGCCAGGGGTCATCTGGTCTGCCCTCCTGATGTTGAAGTTCGCAGCagttgtgaatgctgctgctgccgctATGCGCAGCTGTTGAGGTAGGTTTCATTTTCCTGGGAAGACTGGAGTGAACAACTTGTGGGGCTGAGGGTATTTGGGAGTTGTTGAGGGTGTTGGCTTTCCCCATTGGACAGGCAGCCATTTTACCTGCTTTGCTAGACTCAGGAGTTGATTGGCACTTTGTGACACTTAGAGATAGTTTGCTGGAAGCAGCACTATCACTGTCCAGTTCTGAGAAGCAAAAGCCGCTGTCATTCATGGAGCTCTTGGCACCCTGTGGTGACAAGATCTCCTTATGGAGCATTCCCAGGGAACCCAAACAGAAAGCACCCTCAGGATCCATGTAAGTGTTGCTAGACTGGACATCATCGCTCTCCAAAGTGCAGAGGCTCACATCGCTGAGCCAGGAACTGACAGAAGAGCACCTACTACCGGAACAGGTAAAGGGGTTTGAAAAGGGGGAAACCAGGTCAATGTTGACCCCAGAAGCAGCTACTTGGGAGGTATATGCATCAAATTCATCATTGATGCTGCTAATAATGCTGACAGGGCGGGAGCCTGAAGCTAGGGCCTGAAGGGAACAATCACTGTTGAAGCTGATTATGCTGGATGGCCTTCCATtgtccagctttcctccaatggATAACTCTTCCACTACTGTGAAGACCAACTCATCCTCTCCATTCAGCTCTACAGGCTGCTGTAGGGTGACTGTGGTGGTTAGGATATCTCGGTCAAAGCACGTTCCCCTCAACTTTGAACGCAAGTCTACTGGTGTTCTGCTCATGGGTTGGATCTTACCAAGAACTAGAGAACTTCCAGGTTCCTTTTTAAGGGCCTGGTGACTCATTCCAACAGGAGGAGTCCTTGTCACAGAGCTGCCTTCCAATTCGTGATACGCTCTCCTAGATTCCTCCatctggggagggggaggggcaggTTTGGGCAAAGGTCTCCTGTTGAAGTATGCCTTTTCCCGCACCACTGGCTCAGACCCCTGCTCTTGTGCTTTAGCAGTACTGGCTTGGGTCATAGTACCGCACTGATCAGAAACAATCACCTTCTCCCCGTCGGCACTTGTTCGATTCAAGTGCTCCAAGGGACCATCCACTCCTCCTTGAGATTGAGCAGTTGGCCACTTGGACTTGAGTGGGGACCCACCAGCCATGTGACCAGCAGCTGGAGAATGATGTGTCCTTTTCAGAGAAAGGCTTCCTTGAGTGGCTGCTTTCTCACAAGTCTGAGGGGAAGGGACACTGCCTTCTTTCCCTGGATTGTATGATACACTTTCAGTCCTTAAGGAAACCTGACCCCCCTTCACATCAAAAAGACCCTCCTCAACCGCAAAAGCAGAGGGCTCCTCACTGCCATCTATGCATTCTAGACGCTCTTGCAACTCGGCAAACGTGTTGCACTTTAAATGGTCCCCGTTGTATTTCCTGATGGCGCAATATGGGCCGTCTTTCACATGCTTTCGGTTAAGCGAGGGGATGATGGGGACAAATTCTGGTGGGCCCTCATTATCAGTGAGATCGCAGTCTGAGAGGGCTGCACCCCCAGGTCCCACATAGATGACGGTGTCACAAGACTGTTCGCTGCTGGAGGAGTAGTCCGGGTCGCTTGAGATGCTCAGCACAGGCAGGTCGGGATCCAGTGCGATGGTGCGGGGATGGAAGGGCCGCAGGTGTGGCGGCCTGCGGACTCGACCTTCTTCACAAGAACTATCCCCTCCAGATGAGCTTGAGGCATACTGCTAACAGAGAGAAAAAATGCTTAGTAACCACACAAGACTGAATTGCAACTTACCAACTACAAATCTCTCATTTTACGCTACTCGTTTACTGACTAGTCCTTGCTTTTACTCTCATTGTTCCCCAATTCACaatgaaatgattaattaagcttttattgatttaaacacatatcaattcaatttaattacatTCAATAATTTCAAGCGTTAAATGTGTGTTATTGGGGATAGCAAATGTGAGGTCACATTTTGTGacatgaaaatattaaaatattgttattgttCAACCAGGTAATTTGTAAACTGTCTGACCTTGGATTTTTTCTTTCTCATGCGGTGTATCCGCGACGCCAGCTGAATAGTAGTGAGGGTCTCTGCGTAATTGGCCGGATAGTCAGAGATGTGGGCGATCATTGTTGTTCTGCAGTTGATATTCCCAAGAGATTCCCTCAGCAGCATAGTCAGTTTGCTGTCCctgaattaaaacattaaaacatccaGAGTCGTTTAAAGGAGCAAGCTGGTTGCCAATCACAGTCTGTTCACTCAACACAGATGGAATGCATGCACCAGTCATGGATGCTAGCAGCTTCTGCATTTCTATGAATTTGCCTATGGTTCTGCTTAAGATTAGACataaatagaaatacataaagATATTAGGATAGTTCTGTATTCAGCAGGAATAAGAATGACACATAAAACAGCATACAGTGGTTGTTAGATGAAAGGGCTACAAGTCAGGAAATCCTGGATTTAATTTCCAGCTGTCATTGTGACAGACTCACTGCATCATGATTAAGGGGCATTTCAGTTGAACTTGTTATTTATCAGTTGTACCGAGTCAGAAAACTGAATAGAAAAGTAGGACCCAATTGATAGTCTACCCTgaagaaattaaaatacattcaaaacattcaaaaagacAAGTTGTTTCTAATCtaatgtgtaaaaaacaaaacagttactcAGTACAACACAAACCATTATAGGTATACCAAAGACAAGTTTTGTAGTAAAGAGACTGGAACACCCTGGCTTACCTGTACGGTACGTGTTTCGCTCCGTTAGCCAAGGCCAGGACCACATTGCCAAGCGCTGTCAAAGATAAGCAGAGGCCACCTCCCCCATCCCTGCTGTTGCTCAGCACCTTCTCACAGCTCCCCAAGTCGATGAGGTGCAAGCGGCTGCGGCCACCAGACactacaagaaacaaaacaaaggcacAGGTTTGGAGGTAGGGGTGAAAAAGTTCTATACCGGGGTGACTCAATCATCTGATCCAGCATGGATCCGTTTTATGAGCAAGCCCATGTCAGATCTGATTCAACAATGACTATTTCTAATTTAATCAGTCGTTTCAGATATCCCACTCTTTACACTTGTCTGAATTTCTCTTGGAAAGCTCAAAAATAGATACTAGAAGAAAAGGCTTCTAAACCCATCACTAAACAATATGCAATGCCCTTTCTGACATGCACAACAAAAACCAGGAAAATTATTTCTGACCTACTGTACTTGACACCTGTTAGGTTTTGTAACCAGTgg is a window of Polyodon spathula isolate WHYD16114869_AA chromosome 12, ASM1765450v1, whole genome shotgun sequence DNA encoding:
- the LOC121324411 gene encoding kinesin-like protein KIF26A isoform X2; the protein is MALQNTPETSGTNKTNTSILDLGTFYVDSDIIFGFTSHLLRRKAKVVEGCSSRETPLSLELGPRKRRQFAEEDQCSSRPPPEGAGSVTVSESSPLERREGKGSLCKKCQLKLAELKRQALALAVPGSFKDPGFAALLFDKLQVPEYPQKGRHEGDNRCEVCATHLNRLKQEALQMVQALAQTGSKETHDFAPSTLSGIPQRTGLHNMVTLSSSKDWALQASRQISKPTNTLSGAERRKGLGWPQGVSNIPKSSVQVTVGPGALSSTLSSVTIQAQQYLEGMWSISRVNNFLPQAYLTQATMAENGKEVLGTEATCGSPSSCVQAQRHNNTTPGVQGMLGQAGVSPSTSAAASFFIRAAQKLNISSKRKKHHPPLPHSQEPSVYPTSFSGILQLSPPPAPPCLLRAVSKVKDNPGMGKVKVMVRICPSQGAHDTSESMSFLKVDPRKKQLTLYDPSANGHSNSGHRRAVVAAPKMFAFDAVFTQDASQAEVCSGTVAEVIQSVVNGADGCIFCFGHVKLGKTFTMIGRDNSTQNLGIVPCAISWLFKLINERKEKTGTRFSIRVSAVEICGKDETLKDLLSDVASGSLQDGQSPGVYLREDPICGTQLQNQSELRAPTAEKAALFLDAAIAARSTSKPDCDEEERRNSHMLFTLHIYQYRMEKSGKGGMSGGRSRLHLIDLGSCEKVLSNSRDGGGGLCLSLTALGNVVLALANGAKHVPYRDSKLTMLLRESLGNINCRTTMIAHISDYPANYAETLTTIQLASRIHRMRKKKSKYASSSSGGDSSCEEGRVRRPPHLRPFHPRTIALDPDLPVLSISSDPDYSSSSEQSCDTVIYVGPGGAALSDCDLTDNEGPPEFVPIIPSLNRKHVKDGPYCAIRKYNGDHLKCNTFAELQERLECIDGSEEPSAFAVEEGLFDVKGGQVSLRTESVSYNPGKEGSVPSPQTCEKAATQGSLSLKRTHHSPAAGHMAGGSPLKSKWPTAQSQGGVDGPLEHLNRTSADGEKVIVSDQCGTMTQASTAKAQEQGSEPVVREKAYFNRRPLPKPAPPPPQMEESRRAYHELEGSSVTRTPPVGMSHQALKKEPGSSLVLGKIQPMSRTPVDLRSKLRGTCFDRDILTTTVTLQQPVELNGEDELVFTVVEELSIGGKLDNGRPSSIISFNSDCSLQALASGSRPVSIISSINDEFDAYTSQVAASGVNIDLVSPFSNPFTCSGSRCSSVSSWLSDVSLCTLESDDVQSSNTYMDPEGAFCLGSLGMLHKEILSPQGAKSSMNDSGFCFSELDSDSAASSKLSLSVTKCQSTPESSKAGKMAACPMGKANTLNNSQIPSAPQVVHSSLPRKMKPTSTAAHSGSSSIHNCCELQHQEGRPDDPWLMRMDNRSDSASVGKLSRSGTNIPTKKPGMISSVPRPAKSQVSSSSQRVVDGCEKSSSKKSELPSKMPPFRRGATTLGTVPVIQNQPSLESKGNHEGASTTGSLKSSLGKKAAVQKGSLLPKAGGTSPPAPPVRKSSLDQKNRVLLPPSALKSAGQDAGTFSAPKAAEEEVDVRSKVEPNSNNSSSLKAEHTSAKITSSLKPRGAKLDAGQCYGSQMSLERCDSLSSVGSKAGLSRENYGSSLGNNSRTSRSVPRLGVPPSTSTLTATSPPFCAIPGPPAKTGQIKGSINPKAVAVSGNKTHALSASSSSKPLTSSMKSLTPPTVRSANLPPNGKPPTRSIPGVNGKPGRGTIMGTKQAIRAANSRVSELASGSSGKGHFRASGDSDSGNDSGVNLSDDKSPLPMLPSPYSKITAPRRAQRYSSGHGSDNSSVLSGELPPAMGRTALFYHSGGSSGYESMIRDSEATGSASSAHDSMSESGMSSSGRTRTSKSPKKRSAGLQRRRLIPAPLPDASSLGRKPNTTGQWVDLPPLPGTLKEPFEIKVYEIDDVERLQRHRHEDPAEPFQDVEKGLLYFNTKLKLLERRHQQIRELKAKHDMLKVELEVTKQRLMMDPGKWTGEFEVDLGLDKESQEYLEALEQATEDLEYCVNLCKSRVMMVTCFDIGMVSDMQDGLREVEV
- the LOC121324411 gene encoding kinesin-like protein KIF26A isoform X3, with product MISDLNLRMNSVSVNGTLGLEAENRRLTVVEGCSSRETPLSLELGPRKRRQFAEEDQCSSRPPPEGAGSVTVSESSPLERREGKGSLCKKCQLKLAELKRQALALAVPGSFKDPGFAALLFDKLQVPEYPQKGRHEGDNRCEVCATHLNRLKQEALQMVQALAQTGSKETHDFAPSTLSGIPQRTGLHNMVTLSSSKDWALQASRQISKPTNTLSGAERRKGLGWPQGVSNIPKSSVQVTVGPGALSSTLSSVTIQAQQYLEGMWSISRVNNFLPQAYLTQATMAENGKEVLGTEATCGSPSSCVQAQRHNNTTPGVQGMLGQAGVSPSTSAAASFFIRAAQKLNISSKRKKHHPPLPHSQEPSVYPTSFSGILQLSPPPAPPCLLRAVSKVKDNPGMGKVKVMVRICPSQGAHDTSESMSFLKVDPRKKQLTLYDPSANGHSNSGHRRAVVAAPKMFAFDAVFTQDASQAEVCSGTVAEVIQSVVNGADGCIFCFGHVKLGKTFTMIGRDNSTQNLGIVPCAISWLFKLINERKEKTGTRFSIRVSAVEICGKDETLKDLLSDVASGSLQDGQSPGVYLREDPICGTQLQNQSELRAPTAEKAALFLDAAIAARSTSKPDCDEEERRNSHMLFTLHIYQYRMEKSGKGGMSGGRSRLHLIDLGSCEKVLSNSRDGGGGLCLSLTALGNVVLALANGAKHVPYRDSKLTMLLRESLGNINCRTTMIAHISDYPANYAETLTTIQLASRIHRMRKKKSKYASSSSGGDSSCEEGRVRRPPHLRPFHPRTIALDPDLPVLSISSDPDYSSSSEQSCDTVIYVGPGGAALSDCDLTDNEGPPEFVPIIPSLNRKHVKDGPYCAIRKYNGDHLKCNTFAELQERLECIDGSEEPSAFAVEEGLFDVKGGQVSLRTESVSYNPGKEGSVPSPQTCEKAATQGSLSLKRTHHSPAAGHMAGGSPLKSKWPTAQSQGGVDGPLEHLNRTSADGEKVIVSDQCGTMTQASTAKAQEQGSEPVVREKAYFNRRPLPKPAPPPPQMEESRRAYHELEGSSVTRTPPVGMSHQALKKEPGSSLVLGKIQPMSRTPVDLRSKLRGTCFDRDILTTTVTLQQPVELNGEDELVFTVVEELSIGGKLDNGRPSSIISFNSDCSLQALASGSRPVSIISSINDEFDAYTSQVAASGVNIDLVSPFSNPFTCSGSRCSSVSSWLSDVSLCTLESDDVQSSNTYMDPEGAFCLGSLGMLHKEILSPQGAKSSMNDSGFCFSELDSDSAASSKLSLSVTKCQSTPESSKAGKMAACPMGKANTLNNSQIPSAPQVVHSSLPRKMKPTSTAAHSGSSSIHNCCELQHQEGRPDDPWLMRMDNRSDSASVGKLSRSGTNIPTKKPGMISSVPRPAKSQVSSSSQRVVDGCEKSSSKKSELPSKMPPFRRGATTLGTVPVIQNQPSLESKGNHEGASTTGSLKSSLGKKAAVQKGSLLPKAGGTSPPAPPVRKSSLDQKNRVLLPPSALKSAGQDAGTFSAPKAAEEEVDVRSKVEPNSNNSSSLKAEHTSAKITSSLKPRGAKLDAGQCYGSQMSLERCDSLSSVGSKAGLSRENYGSSLGNNSRTSRSVPRLGVPPSTSTLTATSPPFCAIPGPPAKTGQIKGSINPKAVAVSGNKTHALSASSSSKPLTSSMKSLTPPTVRSANLPPNGKPPTRSIPGVNGKPGRGTIMGTKQAIRAANSRVSELASGSSGKGHFRASGDSDSGNDSGVNLSDDKSPLPMLPSPYSKITAPRRAQRYSSGHGSDNSSVLSGELPPAMGRTALFYHSGGSSGYESMIRDSEATGSASSAHDSMSESGMSSSGRTRTSKSPKKRSAGLQRRRLIPAPLPDASSLGRKPNTTGQWVDLPPLPGTLKEPFEIKVYEIDDVERLQRHRHEDPAEQPFQDVEKGLLYFNTKLKLLERRHQQIRELKAKHDMLKVELEVTKQRLMMDPGKWTGEFEVDLGLDKESQEYLEALEQATEDLEYCVNLCKSRVMMVTCFDIGMVSDMQDGLREVEV
- the LOC121324411 gene encoding kinesin-like protein KIF26A isoform X1, encoding MALQNTPETSGTNKTNTSILDLGTFYVDSDIIFGFTSHLLRRKAKVVEGCSSRETPLSLELGPRKRRQFAEEDQCSSRPPPEGAGSVTVSESSPLERREGKGSLCKKCQLKLAELKRQALALAVPGSFKDPGFAALLFDKLQVPEYPQKGRHEGDNRCEVCATHLNRLKQEALQMVQALAQTGSKETHDFAPSTLSGIPQRTGLHNMVTLSSSKDWALQASRQISKPTNTLSGAERRKGLGWPQGVSNIPKSSVQVTVGPGALSSTLSSVTIQAQQYLEGMWSISRVNNFLPQAYLTQATMAENGKEVLGTEATCGSPSSCVQAQRHNNTTPGVQGMLGQAGVSPSTSAAASFFIRAAQKLNISSKRKKHHPPLPHSQEPSVYPTSFSGILQLSPPPAPPCLLRAVSKVKDNPGMGKVKVMVRICPSQGAHDTSESMSFLKVDPRKKQLTLYDPSANGHSNSGHRRAVVAAPKMFAFDAVFTQDASQAEVCSGTVAEVIQSVVNGADGCIFCFGHVKLGKTFTMIGRDNSTQNLGIVPCAISWLFKLINERKEKTGTRFSIRVSAVEICGKDETLKDLLSDVASGSLQDGQSPGVYLREDPICGTQLQNQSELRAPTAEKAALFLDAAIAARSTSKPDCDEEERRNSHMLFTLHIYQYRMEKSGKGGMSGGRSRLHLIDLGSCEKVLSNSRDGGGGLCLSLTALGNVVLALANGAKHVPYRDSKLTMLLRESLGNINCRTTMIAHISDYPANYAETLTTIQLASRIHRMRKKKSKYASSSSGGDSSCEEGRVRRPPHLRPFHPRTIALDPDLPVLSISSDPDYSSSSEQSCDTVIYVGPGGAALSDCDLTDNEGPPEFVPIIPSLNRKHVKDGPYCAIRKYNGDHLKCNTFAELQERLECIDGSEEPSAFAVEEGLFDVKGGQVSLRTESVSYNPGKEGSVPSPQTCEKAATQGSLSLKRTHHSPAAGHMAGGSPLKSKWPTAQSQGGVDGPLEHLNRTSADGEKVIVSDQCGTMTQASTAKAQEQGSEPVVREKAYFNRRPLPKPAPPPPQMEESRRAYHELEGSSVTRTPPVGMSHQALKKEPGSSLVLGKIQPMSRTPVDLRSKLRGTCFDRDILTTTVTLQQPVELNGEDELVFTVVEELSIGGKLDNGRPSSIISFNSDCSLQALASGSRPVSIISSINDEFDAYTSQVAASGVNIDLVSPFSNPFTCSGSRCSSVSSWLSDVSLCTLESDDVQSSNTYMDPEGAFCLGSLGMLHKEILSPQGAKSSMNDSGFCFSELDSDSAASSKLSLSVTKCQSTPESSKAGKMAACPMGKANTLNNSQIPSAPQVVHSSLPRKMKPTSTAAHSGSSSIHNCCELQHQEGRPDDPWLMRMDNRSDSASVGKLSRSGTNIPTKKPGMISSVPRPAKSQVSSSSQRVVDGCEKSSSKKSELPSKMPPFRRGATTLGTVPVIQNQPSLESKGNHEGASTTGSLKSSLGKKAAVQKGSLLPKAGGTSPPAPPVRKSSLDQKNRVLLPPSALKSAGQDAGTFSAPKAAEEEVDVRSKVEPNSNNSSSLKAEHTSAKITSSLKPRGAKLDAGQCYGSQMSLERCDSLSSVGSKAGLSRENYGSSLGNNSRTSRSVPRLGVPPSTSTLTATSPPFCAIPGPPAKTGQIKGSINPKAVAVSGNKTHALSASSSSKPLTSSMKSLTPPTVRSANLPPNGKPPTRSIPGVNGKPGRGTIMGTKQAIRAANSRVSELASGSSGKGHFRASGDSDSGNDSGVNLSDDKSPLPMLPSPYSKITAPRRAQRYSSGHGSDNSSVLSGELPPAMGRTALFYHSGGSSGYESMIRDSEATGSASSAHDSMSESGMSSSGRTRTSKSPKKRSAGLQRRRLIPAPLPDASSLGRKPNTTGQWVDLPPLPGTLKEPFEIKVYEIDDVERLQRHRHEDPAEQPFQDVEKGLLYFNTKLKLLERRHQQIRELKAKHDMLKVELEVTKQRLMMDPGKWTGEFEVDLGLDKESQEYLEALEQATEDLEYCVNLCKSRVMMVTCFDIGMVSDMQDGLREVEV